Below is a genomic region from Neoarius graeffei isolate fNeoGra1 chromosome 12, fNeoGra1.pri, whole genome shotgun sequence.
GAGCGAATACGATGAGCGTCAGTGATGCAGTACAACTCGGAATGCGCGACGACATCACGGAGCTCAACGCGAGTTTCATGCTCAATAAAAGTGTGAACCACTCTTGGGTTGAATCCCCGGATCTCGCGGAGAGGAGCGACTTGGTGAGTGATGGCTCAGCCGTGCTGCGCATCCTCATCTCCACTATTTACTCAGTGGTGTGCGCGCTCGGTTTGGTCGGCAACCTGCTCGTGCTGCACCTCATGAAGTCTAAACACGCGTGGAAAAAGTCATCCATTAACCTGTTTGTGACCGGGCTAGCAGTGACCGACTTCCAGTTCGTGCTCACGTTGCCGTTCTGGGCGGTGGAGAACGCGCTGGATTTTACGTGGCCTTTTGGCAGGGCGATGTGCAAGATCGTGTCTTATGTCACTGCGACCAGTATGTACGCCAGCGTGTTCTTCCTGACCGCTATGAGTGTGGCGAGGTACCGCTCCGTGGCGTCGGCGCTGAAGTGTGGACGCAGGCGCAAGCGTCCGTACGCGCGCTGCGTCAGCGCCATGATCTGGGCGACAGCAGTCGTGGCGGCGTTGCCACATGCCATTTTCTCCACCACAGCCACTGTATCCAACGAGGACCTGTGCTTGGTCAAGTTCCCCGACCGTAACGGTGACGCGCAGTTCTGGCTCGGTCTCTATCACGCCCAGAAGGTGCTGATCGGCTTCCTGGTGCCTTTTGGGATCATCTCAGTGTGTTACCTGTTACTGCTGCGCTTCGTCACGCACAAGCGCGACAACGCGTCCTGCGCCAGGAGACGCTCCAAAGTGACCAAATCGGTAACCATAGTGGTGCTGTGCTTCTTCTTGTGCTGGCTTCCCAACCAGGCACTGACCGCTTGGGGCATTCTGATTAAGTTGAACGCCGTGCACTTCAGCTACGAGTACTACACCGCGCAGGTTTACGTGTTCCCCGTGACCGTGTGCCTGGCGCACTCCAACAGCTGCCTTAACCCGCTACTCTACTGCCTCATGAGGAGAGAGTTCAGGAAGGCTTTAAAGGAGCTCTTCTGGCAGATCACCTTGCCTTCCAGTACGAATACGCGACCCTTCACAGCCTCCAGCAAACCAGAGCATGAGAAACAGGTGCGCTCTGTAGTGCCACTCAGTGCGCCCGAGCCGGGCCTCGTCCTCTACCCACCCGGTGTTGTGGTGTATAACGGAAAAAATGATCATCTCCCGAACAGCACGTAgactatatatatatgtatatgtgtgtgtgtatatgtgtgtgtgtgtgtgtgtgtgtgtgtgtgtgtgtgtgtgtattagggtggtcccgaaatgtatgggaatttttttttttttaccaaaacattctgaccaccctaccattttttttttttacataggctaaaagaaggcaacaagcaaaatttcagaaaaattggttaatatttagaggtgccacacgaggttgcaaatcgggttaagccattaacattagttggtgcgtagactgttgcagagaagatctcaaacccccaaaaagtcacagttctagagggaatatgccacttctatgaaaaagaagaggcaggaagagtttatagactgatagaaggttaactttcatgcactaaggggttcttaaacaatgagcactgattgtaatatgctgatgaagttgtgaatgtttttctttctatgtttttcagatggctagcaacagtaatacaagtagtaccggtggtgcaaagcacaaaaccagaaaggataatgtttggttaattggtcccacttccaaggaactgtctgggagaaagcttccttctgctagggaagtccttcttttatctccacaagataccataataccgaagggtttagaaaatcacagacaagtaatagctattgttactctgaacacaggaagttatattactgtattgtttgtattaatatgaaacagttaataagccacattattttatattgtgtcttgagtgaaaactttaatggctttgtggcacctctaaacattgttcaatcttaaccaaatttcgcacaataacttcttttaggcaatgtaaaaaaaaggtaaggtggtcgtaacaaaatcctaaaaaaaaaaaaaattggggaccACCCTAGTAtgtatgtgtgcatatatatatatatatatatatatatatatatatatgtatatgtatgtatatgtgtgtgtatgtatgtgtgtatgtatgtatgtgtgtgtgtgtgtatatatatatatatatatatatatatatatatatatatatatatatatatatatatatgtatgtatgtatgtgtgttccCGTTATTTTTGGTTGATTCAGTAACAGAACTGTTAAAAGGGTCTCCAGGAAACATTACGAAATGAAGCTGTATTTCAACACTAACTTACAGTGATTGCTTGGGGAACATTTACAACCATAATCAATTGACAGAAGTTTGCAAATTCCTACACATAGGCTCCCAAACATATTGCTACATTTACCTATAAACAGCAGCGTAGACAATTTTCCTGTGCTTGCTTGTTtgattgcttgtttgtttgtttatttgtttatttatttattaactcacTCACTCCCAGGAACAAAGTGTATTGTTTTTATCCCCcctttaataaaaataattattaatgAATTACAACTTTTTTTTCTCTTATTTGGTGGCGTTGATTATTTGCTGTTAAAAGTAAATAATTGATCAATTAAATGTGATCCAAAGTTTATTTTACCCCCTTTTTTCTTTTAACTGATTGTattaataaaaatgcagtaaatgtAAAAAATCAAgctgctttttaatttttttacttaTTATTCCACAGAAGACGTTACATATGTAcagtgtgtttatgtgtcagtttATGGTTGTAAACCATGCTTTCAGCTCAATTATGAATCAGAACACAATCAAGACCACCATGTGTCTACAAATAAATGAACAATGTGCTTTTAGAACAGGAAAAGTAATCAAAACcagaaatattgaaataaagcaaCTGCACATCAGTgattttgtatttctttcttcttttttttaccagTTAATATCAAAAATCCATCTCACAGACACTAAAAATACAGCTTATTGTTATTTAAACAATAATAATTAGTTTTCACATTTAAGCATTATATACAAATTCAGTGTACTAAATAAATTGATAATAAACACAGTGTGGTATATCTAAAGATCAATAAATGTGGTAAATAAAAATCACATGCCAATGTTAATAGAACTGACAAATATAAAATACTGACAAAGTCAAAGACATTTTCCTTAATCTCTTGCATCACTCTATCAAAAACACATAAAATAGCATACTAATATAtaattccatatttctgcataaatgtctgTTAATGTATTAAGGTAGTCCTTAATAAACATGCACTAACAGTTGCAAAATTGAACTGTTTTTGAATTTTAAAAAACGTTTGCACTTCTGATATGTTTATGGCAGTAGACtgctttttaaaataatcactagCATGGAAAGAAGATATTTAATATAGTTCACAAGCAATACTAATTTTTTAgcatcattcaaaaaaaaaaaaaccctgaaaaagtAAGTAAGTTTGGTTAGAAAGCTAAGCTAGCTTCTAACATCTCATTTGAACAGCGTATAACTAGCTTTTGTGTGGTtagtaaaaatataaataaaaataaacaaataacttTCCATCcagtatccataactgcttatcctgtggagggtcatgggcaagctggagcctatcccagctgactatgggtgagaggcagggtacaccctggacaagttgccaggtcattgcagggctgacacacagagacaaacaaccattcacacctacagtcaatttagagccaccaattcgcctaacctgcatgtctttggactgtgagggaaaccggagcacctggaggaaactcacgcaaacacagggagaacatgcaaactccacacagaatggtccctgtcggccactgggctcaaacccagaaccttcttgctgtgaggcgacagtgctaaccactacaccactgtgccgccaacgAATAAGTAGATAGCAAATAAACTTACGAGCTTACATTAGTCACACTAGCTCTGATTAGTCACCAATGAATTTAACTAGCTTAGTTTACTATATAGCTGGCTAGTTAGTTAAAACTGTTCTCTCACAATTCTGTTCTCTTTTTTGCTTGGTTCAATAAGTTGTAATAATGAGAATGTCTGTAATGTATGTGCAGTAGCATCTGACTAATTAACAAGCAAGCTAACATAGC
It encodes:
- the rxfp3 gene encoding relaxin-3 receptor 1, which codes for MSVSDAVQLGMRDDITELNASFMLNKSVNHSWVESPDLAERSDLVSDGSAVLRILISTIYSVVCALGLVGNLLVLHLMKSKHAWKKSSINLFVTGLAVTDFQFVLTLPFWAVENALDFTWPFGRAMCKIVSYVTATSMYASVFFLTAMSVARYRSVASALKCGRRRKRPYARCVSAMIWATAVVAALPHAIFSTTATVSNEDLCLVKFPDRNGDAQFWLGLYHAQKVLIGFLVPFGIISVCYLLLLRFVTHKRDNASCARRRSKVTKSVTIVVLCFFLCWLPNQALTAWGILIKLNAVHFSYEYYTAQVYVFPVTVCLAHSNSCLNPLLYCLMRREFRKALKELFWQITLPSSTNTRPFTASSKPEHEKQVRSVVPLSAPEPGLVLYPPGVVVYNGKNDHLPNST